A section of the Humulus lupulus chromosome 2, drHumLupu1.1, whole genome shotgun sequence genome encodes:
- the LOC133817528 gene encoding condensin complex subunit 2 isoform X1, producing MAEILSPAPNAQKQRVQMSARIQSPTSPFLLVSNDDKLERAQARAARAAAIRRKNISVNALPSLGDTDPLLGKQQIFELFQNCIKLASENKINQKNTWELNLIDHLTEIIKVEEENDMETNFQKASCTLEAGVKIYALRVDSVHSEAYKVLGGMNRAGQENEQGTVDSANVDSGQEGVPSKKETERKISPLSTLESSFEALNVKKFDVAFAVDPLYHQTSAQFDEGGAKGLLMNNLSVYGGCKVLFDSLEVPGKCTTCDNQQDKSNTIDLSFAREHVEQMVLNMRMKEEISPTLRIIVNRFDEDNKRPSDFHCSDQNSAEDAVYNEAEFNGDPIEDCGTRSYDHDDEAAMVDDGPNCADSTFPDYHEENEPYTFDDNDADDRFEKVDGYLFLNLGLASKQNTWAGPEHWKYRKTKDLEADHSQENGSALKTKRKKGQKQAAVDIDFTNSLDNEMPDIFAPPKNPKSLLLPASKTLSNTKLPEDCHYQPETLVKLFLLPKVKCIGRRRKFSDESRQQRDEYGHMPLWDDDDVPGGEYDEGNVQSDDDESSNLVSQPRQVNKIEVQYDKTSKQVDVQALKETLWDQLQESHRVPIQDEEESLSFKKILGEFPRDSKAAATINDVSPHLCFICLLHLANEHGLSIRGHTDMDDLSILIPRTSGAV from the exons ATGGCTGAGATTCTAAGCCCTGCCCCGAACGCCCAGAAGCAGAGGGTTCAAATGTCTGCTCGTATCCAGTCTCCCACTAGCCCCTTCTTGTTGGTCTCCAACGACGACAAGCTCGAGCGTGCACAGGCACGCGCCGCTCGTGCAGCCGCTATCCGCCGTAAGAACATCTCCGTCAATGCGCTTCCGTCTCTTGGAGATACTGATCCACTTCTCGGCAAGCAGCAGATCTTCGAGTTATTTCAAAATTGCATTAAGCTTGCTAGTGAAAAT AAAATTAATCAGAAAAATACTTGGGAACTCAATCTGATTGATCATTTAACGGAGATTATCAAGGTCGAAGAAGAAAATGATATGGAGACGAATTTTCAAAAG GCAAGCTGCACTCTTGAAGCTGGGGTTAAGATTTATGCGCTAAGAGTGGACTCGGTACACTCTGAGGCCTACAAGGTCCTTGGTGGGATGAATAGAGCAGGGCAAGAAAATGAACAAG GAACAGTTGATTCTGCCAATGTTGATAGTGGACAAGAAGGTGTTCCTTCAAAGAAAGAGACAGAGAGAAAG ATCTCACCTCTGTCAACGCTGGAATCATCTTTTGAGGCTCTTAATGTGAAAAAGTTTGATG TTGCATTCGCAGTGGACCCACTTTACCACCAAACATCAGCACAATTTGATGAAGGTGGAGCTAAGGGCCTTTTAATGAATAATCTCAGCGTTTATGGTGgatgcaaggtgctttttgattCACTGGAGGTACCAGGGAAGTGCACAACATGTGATAATCAGCAAGATAAATCAAACACGATTGATCTTTCTTTTGCCAGAG AACATGTTGAACAGATGGTACTAAATATGCGAATGAAAGAAGAAATCTCACCTACTCTTAGAATTATTGTCAATCGTTTTGATGAAGATAACAAGAGGCCATCAGATTTTCATTGCTCTGACCAGAATTCAGCAGAGGATGCTGTCTACAATGAGGCTGAGTTTAATGGTGATCCAATTGAGGACTGTGGGACCAGGAGTTATGATCACGATGACGAGGCAGCCATGGTAGATGATGGCCCTAATTGTGCAGATTCAACTTTTCCAGATTACCATGAG gaaaatGAACCATATACTTTCGATGACAACGATGCTGATGACAGATTTGAGAAAGTTgatgggtatttgttcttaaatcTGGGGTTAGCTTCTAAACAAAATACTTGGGCAGGTCCTGAGCATTGGAAATATCGAAAAACTAAAG ATTTAGAGGCTGATCATTCTCAAGAAAATGGTTCTGCActaaaaactaaaagaaagaaGGGCCAAAAACAGGCAGCCGTTGATATTGATTTCACAAATTCCTTGGACAACGAGATGCCAGATATTTTTGCTCCTCCTAAAAATCCCAAGTCATTACTGCTACCTGCAAGTAAAACACTAAGTAATACAAAACTTCCTGAGGATTGCCACTATCAACCGGAGACTCTGGTTAAGTTATTTTTGCTACCAAAAGTGAAG TGCATTGGGAGGAGAAGAAAGTTTTCAG ATGAATCAAGGCAACAACGTGATGAATATGGGCATATGCCGTTATGGGATGATGATGATGTACCTGGCGGGGAATATGATGAAGGAAATGTTCAAAGCGATGACGATGAGTCCAGTAATCTTGTTTCGCAGCCTCGTCAG GTGAATAAAATTGAAGTCCAATATGACAAAACTTCTAAACAAGTTGATGTCCAGGCTCTTAAGGAAACTCTATGGGACCAATTACAAGAATCTCATCGAGTACCTATTCAG GATGAAGAAGAGTCATTATCCTTCAAGAAAATCTTGGGCGAATTTCCTAGAGACTCCAAAGCTGCGGCCACTATCAATGACGTCTCACCTCACCTGTGTTTCATATGTTTGTTACATTTAGCAAATGAGCATGGATTGAGCATCCGTGGACACACTGACATGGACGATCTCTCAATTCTTATTCCACGTACTAGTGGAGCAGTGTAG
- the LOC133817528 gene encoding condensin complex subunit 2 isoform X2, with the protein MAEILSPAPNAQKQRVQMSARIQSPTSPFLLVSNDDKLERAQARAARAAAIRRKNISVNALPSLGDTDPLLGKQQIFELFQNCIKLASENKINQKNTWELNLIDHLTEIIKVEEENDMETNFQKASCTLEAGVKIYALRVDSVHSEAYKVLGGMNRAGQENEQVDSANVDSGQEGVPSKKETERKISPLSTLESSFEALNVKKFDVAFAVDPLYHQTSAQFDEGGAKGLLMNNLSVYGGCKVLFDSLEVPGKCTTCDNQQDKSNTIDLSFAREHVEQMVLNMRMKEEISPTLRIIVNRFDEDNKRPSDFHCSDQNSAEDAVYNEAEFNGDPIEDCGTRSYDHDDEAAMVDDGPNCADSTFPDYHEENEPYTFDDNDADDRFEKVDGYLFLNLGLASKQNTWAGPEHWKYRKTKDLEADHSQENGSALKTKRKKGQKQAAVDIDFTNSLDNEMPDIFAPPKNPKSLLLPASKTLSNTKLPEDCHYQPETLVKLFLLPKVKCIGRRRKFSDESRQQRDEYGHMPLWDDDDVPGGEYDEGNVQSDDDESSNLVSQPRQVNKIEVQYDKTSKQVDVQALKETLWDQLQESHRVPIQDEEESLSFKKILGEFPRDSKAAATINDVSPHLCFICLLHLANEHGLSIRGHTDMDDLSILIPRTSGAV; encoded by the exons ATGGCTGAGATTCTAAGCCCTGCCCCGAACGCCCAGAAGCAGAGGGTTCAAATGTCTGCTCGTATCCAGTCTCCCACTAGCCCCTTCTTGTTGGTCTCCAACGACGACAAGCTCGAGCGTGCACAGGCACGCGCCGCTCGTGCAGCCGCTATCCGCCGTAAGAACATCTCCGTCAATGCGCTTCCGTCTCTTGGAGATACTGATCCACTTCTCGGCAAGCAGCAGATCTTCGAGTTATTTCAAAATTGCATTAAGCTTGCTAGTGAAAAT AAAATTAATCAGAAAAATACTTGGGAACTCAATCTGATTGATCATTTAACGGAGATTATCAAGGTCGAAGAAGAAAATGATATGGAGACGAATTTTCAAAAG GCAAGCTGCACTCTTGAAGCTGGGGTTAAGATTTATGCGCTAAGAGTGGACTCGGTACACTCTGAGGCCTACAAGGTCCTTGGTGGGATGAATAGAGCAGGGCAAGAAAATGAACAAG TTGATTCTGCCAATGTTGATAGTGGACAAGAAGGTGTTCCTTCAAAGAAAGAGACAGAGAGAAAG ATCTCACCTCTGTCAACGCTGGAATCATCTTTTGAGGCTCTTAATGTGAAAAAGTTTGATG TTGCATTCGCAGTGGACCCACTTTACCACCAAACATCAGCACAATTTGATGAAGGTGGAGCTAAGGGCCTTTTAATGAATAATCTCAGCGTTTATGGTGgatgcaaggtgctttttgattCACTGGAGGTACCAGGGAAGTGCACAACATGTGATAATCAGCAAGATAAATCAAACACGATTGATCTTTCTTTTGCCAGAG AACATGTTGAACAGATGGTACTAAATATGCGAATGAAAGAAGAAATCTCACCTACTCTTAGAATTATTGTCAATCGTTTTGATGAAGATAACAAGAGGCCATCAGATTTTCATTGCTCTGACCAGAATTCAGCAGAGGATGCTGTCTACAATGAGGCTGAGTTTAATGGTGATCCAATTGAGGACTGTGGGACCAGGAGTTATGATCACGATGACGAGGCAGCCATGGTAGATGATGGCCCTAATTGTGCAGATTCAACTTTTCCAGATTACCATGAG gaaaatGAACCATATACTTTCGATGACAACGATGCTGATGACAGATTTGAGAAAGTTgatgggtatttgttcttaaatcTGGGGTTAGCTTCTAAACAAAATACTTGGGCAGGTCCTGAGCATTGGAAATATCGAAAAACTAAAG ATTTAGAGGCTGATCATTCTCAAGAAAATGGTTCTGCActaaaaactaaaagaaagaaGGGCCAAAAACAGGCAGCCGTTGATATTGATTTCACAAATTCCTTGGACAACGAGATGCCAGATATTTTTGCTCCTCCTAAAAATCCCAAGTCATTACTGCTACCTGCAAGTAAAACACTAAGTAATACAAAACTTCCTGAGGATTGCCACTATCAACCGGAGACTCTGGTTAAGTTATTTTTGCTACCAAAAGTGAAG TGCATTGGGAGGAGAAGAAAGTTTTCAG ATGAATCAAGGCAACAACGTGATGAATATGGGCATATGCCGTTATGGGATGATGATGATGTACCTGGCGGGGAATATGATGAAGGAAATGTTCAAAGCGATGACGATGAGTCCAGTAATCTTGTTTCGCAGCCTCGTCAG GTGAATAAAATTGAAGTCCAATATGACAAAACTTCTAAACAAGTTGATGTCCAGGCTCTTAAGGAAACTCTATGGGACCAATTACAAGAATCTCATCGAGTACCTATTCAG GATGAAGAAGAGTCATTATCCTTCAAGAAAATCTTGGGCGAATTTCCTAGAGACTCCAAAGCTGCGGCCACTATCAATGACGTCTCACCTCACCTGTGTTTCATATGTTTGTTACATTTAGCAAATGAGCATGGATTGAGCATCCGTGGACACACTGACATGGACGATCTCTCAATTCTTATTCCACGTACTAGTGGAGCAGTGTAG